TCGCAGGGAAGTTGGCGTCTTGTTCTAGAAGAGCGACGCGAAGCCCGCGCGCTGTAACGACTTCGCCGCCGTCGGGCCGCATGCGCCCACAAAGTATTTTAAGCAGAGTGCTTTTTCCGGCACCGTTTGCGCCGACAAGACCGATCCGCGCTTTCGACGGAATTCCAAACGACAAATCACGAAACAGCGTGCGACTTGCGAAACTCTTTTCAAGTTTCTGTCCCGTCAATAGTGGAAGTTCCTGCCCGGTTGCCATAGGTGCGACCAGTTCTAACGGCTTTAGTTCGGTAGGTAAAGGCGCGTCGAGAAAACGACCTCTAAATTTTCGAGCGTAACGGCTTTGGAAGTTGGAACTGGTACATCGACAGTGACGACGTTCGCCCGAGCGCAGCGAACGACCAAAGAACGCGGATTTGAAAGCTCTAAAGCTGAAACTTTGAGCTGGAATTTGCCATTCGGCTTTTCCGTGAGCGACGATCCTACGACCGCGGCGTCGTTCACGCAGCTGAGAGTAAACTTCAAGCGCGCAACGCTGTACTTCGAAGAGCGACATCGCGCCGCCCGGGGCGGACAACGTGAGACTACCTCATCGACGGCCTCAAGCTCGCCTGTGATCATGCGAATTTCATCGGTTTCCGGCGGCAAAGTCGCAGAGGTATGGCCTCTTACTTCCCAGCCCGGCGGAGTAGCAAGAGAAGGCTCAGTCAGCGCACCTACCGATATAAACGCGATCGCAACAGACAAATATGTAGCCTTCATACAAGCTCCTATGAGGGAAAGTCGTGTTTGCCATAAGGGCTAACGCAACCGCGTATTTCTGGCGAGTAATTGATCTGTTTCTGTACGCTTTACTCGAACTCGGTCAAAGCAATTTCAAAATGGGGAATCTTGGAAATCGAATCGTGCACTTCTTCAAGTCCGCTATGACAAGTGTCCACGAAAACCATTTTAACTTCCGGGCAGCGCTTCGAAACAGCGTTGATGTTGACGGGCTCATTTTCGAAAAGCCAGATCTGCTGGTATTTGGTCCGATAGGTCACGATCTCGTCCACTTTAAAAGCGGCGTCCTCCATGTCCGCACTAGGTTTCAAAACCATGCGCGCAGAACCATCATTCAACGGAAAGCCGGTTTCGATCAATGATTGGCGGGTGCCAGATCCCATCCGGGGAATATCGCGTCCAGTAAGATAGACAACATCGGCTCCGGCGCTCATGACGTCTTTGACAAATTGAACCGCGCCCGGCAGAGGTAAATCATGTTGAAGAAAACTGTTCGAAAAAAAGCCCTTTGCCCAAGCTTCTTGGATGTCACTAACAAATTCAGGATGCGAGGATGCGCTTATACCGAGGCGCTCAAGGGGCTCGGTTAAACCCCAATCACCCTTTCTGATTTCAATGCGTTTCAGCGCTTCACATTCAAGAGGAAACCGAGCTTTATTTCCTGGAGCGCGCGCGTACTGATCGAGGATCGCGGTCACGCGAATTGCGAGGTCGAACAAAGTTGAATCGAGATCAAAAACCACCAAGCTTGCACCCGGTGGTTGATTCGAGATTTCTTTTAAGATCTGGCTGAGAGCCTGCATATCGTGCTTACCCTGAAGTTATAAGCGAGCCTATCGCAGATCTCGTTGGAATAAAACTACGGCGGACTATTGTTCAGTAAAACGCCGTTGAAATACGACCTCGATATCTTTTTCCTTCAAATCAGTCAGGTTAGTTGCGAATGGAAATTCAACTAGTCGAGTCGGTTGGCGAACACACATCGCCGCCAACGATTTTCTGTTAGCGATGACGAGGGCAGTGATATTCAACGTCACT
The nucleotide sequence above comes from Deltaproteobacteria bacterium. Encoded proteins:
- a CDS encoding HAD family hydrolase; amino-acid sequence: MQALSQILKEISNQPPGASLVVFDLDSTLFDLAIRVTAILDQYARAPGNKARFPLECEALKRIEIRKGDWGLTEPLERLGISASSHPEFVSDIQEAWAKGFFSNSFLQHDLPLPGAVQFVKDVMSAGADVVYLTGRDIPRMGSGTRQSLIETGFPLNDGSARMVLKPSADMEDAAFKVDEIVTYRTKYQQIWLFENEPVNINAVSKRCPEVKMVFVDTCHSGLEEVHDSISKIPHFEIALTEFE